The stretch of DNA ACAGGTGAGGGGCTGGGGAACAGCTGGCTTGTTCTTCGCTTGTTTTTGTTGGAAGGACAACTGATGAGTACTGTCTGAGAGAAGCTTTGTCAGATTCATTtagaccaggggttctcaaacttttgcaagctgggcccccccaaagctggttaggggtagttggggcccccccagcgcgcggcccgtcgccaccaccctcaactacaccaccatagatagatagatagatagatagatagatagatagcatattgttattgataggcctgacatgtcaaggttaggctattgttaggcccatacagacaattattataactatttattattattattattattattattgttattattattatcagtaatagtaggcctattagtaggctattcattattcaccgcggttgcggtatttagttttgagcgcagtcagtcttgaaaagcctgcctggcacaaatacgcgacgcgaaaaggatgagcatttttaaggctatgtcgcaaaggtgatcattgctatccagaatgacgaaataggggagatgcttaagtctactgtcactcttcaattgctctttcatgtctattgacagctcgtctgctgagcagagaaatggatcccgaacttaggcgaatgaacggtagtcctctttgaaataggacccaaactgatttctgatattcggcgtgatacaatgtcatttgacataagtattgcgctgagtttagcttctattctacacgtcttgcgcggccggcaaaatcagtgtttcggcaattgtatggagttggccaagcttagcaattctatgagcaactacataagatgcctccagacactgcttggagatggtggttcgttgttgctggaggccatcacgttcatgtttaaagaagtccacaggcttctctttctgacttttacgaatcagaaacgtgtccatagttgtgtttgtttgctgatacagtgtgtgtgaagttaataaggttctaatttcaacgttgtgttcttgtatgtgtggttgtgaacgacatggataaggataaggctgtgctaggcaatgattcctaacaaaacgaactgtacacaatgtagacagggacagcacaaaatagtatgcaagtgctggtgttttatttgttgcaacacggtggatgatacaaaaatataaaggtaggtgttaaggagaaaagggctagctgcagttggaaaaaggtagctagctaggctagctctcggggctacgagctttttcaaaagactggggcaaattactccttagaataggctacgaatagacctactgcaagcgcagtaaggtattactaaggaaggagtgagtctttaaaaagactgtttataaagcaatgaatatctgaatgatacaggaaacaagagaaattgaacaaactctgcagagtcatctcagggtgagagcttaccaatgcctgcgttttttttttatatactcggaaacttaggtgcaactcgcgttcaaatgaaaaaactccgttttgattggtggatcaggagcaaaaccgtatttgatttgtttgggtcagtccagccccttgcatttcgccactgagctttcactaaccagtgacaggtcggcggtatttttttttttttctccgtctgtgacatcgcgcccccccctggagagtgttcgcgccccccactttgagaaccactgatttAGACAATTCATTCAGACTGTCAATGAATGATGACTCATACAAATCTATCCTCCCACCCACCCAAGTAGTTAAGTCTCATAAGCCAGGCCTTTAGTTATGACTTAAAGAATGCGACTTATTGCTGCCTTACATGGCCAAGAGCTGCCTGTTTTTCTAATTGGTGGTCTTGGGGCTTATATGTGcattgctgctgttgcttgaaGACCTGTCCATGGATGTTTTCTGGAAGTGTAAACCATTCTGCGATTGGCTGCGTGTGAGGGTGTAAAAGCAGATTCTATAGGCCATGGCCATCTTGGCATTTATAGTAAACATAAGACACAATTAATATAGGTGTTTTAAGATAAACTCGTTTCATATAAATTCTGTCCAGGCTTTGATATGTGCTGTGGTAATATTAAAGTGTGAACTTTGCCTAGAAGGTCGCACAGTAGTGTAACTGGGCAAATTACTTTTGCCCTCAGGAACCGTCGTGTTGGGGAGAATGTGTTTGCAGTGGTGCTTGCCTGCCTGGTCGCCTTCCTAGGGTTCCTGCTGCTTCTTCAGGGCTTTTTCAGGGACATCTGGGTCTTCCAGTTCTGCCTCGTCATTGCCAGCTGCCAATACTCCTTACTAAAGGTGAGAGTTCACCCCTTTGCCCCACAACACTCTTCTCCTCGTATCTACTAAAAGTGTCCTGTTTCCTTGAGAGCAAAGATCAGTTGTGAGTTTTATTAATTCAGTCAAGGTTTTTTCCCCAGATAAGATAATCTGAGAAACTGCAGCTCTAATCTCTGAATTCTGTTTTTCCCTCGGCAGAGTGTTCAGCCAGATGCAGCATCCCCAATGCATGTAAGTACATGACTGCACAAATACATTGCAGATGAATGGTTAATTACGtgattaaatataaatgttagaTATTGGTGTCATTAAGGCAATAACGCAGTGTGGTACAGGACAGTTTGTGTGTCATTAAGGCAATAACGCAGTGTGGTACAGgacagtttgtgtgtcttgAGTAGCAATAAAGGAAGTGTTGCCAGTAATTACACAGATAAGCAGGTAACCACATAGGACCATATATGTTGCAATTGAGGTGTTGCCTTGAGTTTAGGACCCTGTGATGAAAATGTGTCTTCCTTGGTACGGTGGGCCACAACTGGATCAGAAACATCTGACATAAATGTGTCTTTCTTCCTGGTGCGTAGGGCCATAACTGGATCATTGTGTACAGTCGACCAGCGTACTTCTGCCTGTGCTGTATGCTGATCTTTGTCTTTGACCTGGGTGGTCGGTCTGGTCGACTGCTGCCTTTCTCCCTTTACGGGGTCACCTTCTTCTCAGCGCAGTTCCTGCTGTGCGCCAGAGATGTCCTCATAGGTCAGTCGCCAGAACATTACCCATTGGCCTTCAGCGTGGAGCGTGTCACCGTAGAGTGAGTCTTGTTCATGTCGTCCCTGATAACAACCCCTCTTTCTGTTTCCACTTTCCACCTACAGTGttcaccctctctttccccgTCATCTTCCTCTTTGGGCTTCTACCTCAGGTCAACACCTTCCTCATGTGTCTGCTTGAACAAGTGGATATGCACATATTtgggggaacaggtgagggacATGTCACAGGCAGTCACCCATTAACAGTGTGCAGATTTCATACatgataatgatgattattatattaataaCAATACATTCGATTTATATGTGCCTGTTCAGTGAtttcatgactgtgtgtgtgtcctcagccaCCACGAGCCCTCTGTCGTCCGTTTACAGCCTGATACGCAGTGTGCTGGTGGCCGCTCTGCTGTACGGCTTTTGCTTGGGCGCCATTAATGTAAGTGAAGGAATCACTTGAATCCCTTCAACATTGGTACCAAAACAATCGCCACTGAAATTGTTCATCAGGACATTATTTTTCCaactgttttattttgaatgtgtgtgtgagcaggtcaCCTGGGAGGATCAGCATGTACCGGTCCTGTTTTCAGTGTTCTGTGGGCTGCTCTTGGCCCTGTCGTACCACCTGAGCCGCCAGAGCAGCGACCCCACCATCCTCTGGTCAGTGCTGTCACCTCAGTGCCGTCACACGCTATGCTTTACTCACGGCTCCGAATCACACTTTGACATTTACCATGCACTTGTATTTAAAAAGAAGCTTTTTTAGAAAGCTGTGTGAGAATTGAAACCTTAACCTTGAATCCACTAGGACATAGTTTAATCGTTTGTTGCCTCAGGAGAAATTGGATGTCAGACCTCTTAGAGTACAGGATcctgttttgctcatttgtTGTTCTCTGCAGGTCTCTTGTCCGCTCCAAGTTCTTCCCAGAGCTGGAGAGCCGGACGCCTGAGGATCCTCCTGTAGAGATTAAAGATCCCCTCCCTGAGAAACTGCGCAACTCTGTGGTAATGCATTCATGAACTACAGACGAGGCAACCATGCCCTTAATGTTGTTGATTCTCTCACTTACAgtatattttatttcattttatttctctctctctcttgcagaaAGAGATTCTCCACTCGGACCTGGTGATGTGTCCTCTCATGGCCATCATCACCTTTGCCATCAGTGCCAGCACTGTCTTCATCGCCCTGCAGGTCAGTGCAGCGTAGGCTGTTGAGATCAGATTAATTTTGTACTAATGGTTTATCATGTGGTACATCACAGCAGATGAAAAACATATCTTCTTGCAGCATCTTTCTCACTGTACTTCGTCTTGCCTCTTAGTGGAGGTGTACAAAATAACTTTGAATGAAACATTCATGTCAGCAAATGACACTTCCTCACAGTATTATGCAGATAACCGTATAATGGGTTCATGGTTTCaacagtgatggtgaactgaTGATGGAGATTAGTCATAGATGACTGTGAAATAGACTGGTTCTGTGCTGTGTCTTTGCAGTCTTTGACTGATCCTgtcccgtcctcctcctccctcccagcCTGCTCTTAGTTTTGTCCTGTACATCCTGGCCGGGGTGGTGGGCTTCCTCACCCACTACCTGATGCCCCAGCTCCGCAAGCAGCTGCCCTGGTTCTGCCTGGCCCATCCAGTGCTGCGCTCGCGAGAGTACAGCCAGTTCGAGGTCCGCGGTGAGTAAGACCGCCAGAGCCAGGTTAATGAGCGGCTGGCCGCGATGACGTTGTGTGGTAGTGGCAGGGCATGGTGGggatttatttgattttttttttgctattttgttaataATTGCTCTTTTGTACATTTTTGGTTAATACTTTGTTTCTActtatatatattgttttatgTACTATGCACATTTCCTGTATGtgaaaatatacttggccaattaaagaattctgattctgattgtcTCTCCCTCAGATGCGGCTCAGCTGATGTGGTTTGAGAAGCTGTATGCCTGGCTGCAGTGTGTGGAGAAGTACTTCATCTACCCTGCAGTGGTGCTCAACTCCTTGACCACCGAGGCCCATGCTGTGGGACGCAGCTCAGACAAGACCATAACCTAGTAAGCAGCTCAACTCTCACGGCCATCTCTCATCTAAAACAGAAGCAGTACTGGCTGGCAGGATTAGTGTCACCTCTCCATGGTGCAGTGCATCTCCCACTACCCACTACTGCACCAGCTGCCTCACACTGGCCAGCACAATTATTTGAGTTCATTCATTTCCTAGATATGAGATGATGCCCATGTTCATAGCAATGCTAGGAGCAAAATGAGACAATGCTAACTCTtccgtttgttttttttaatgtgacaTTTCAGATTTGCACCCTGTATTCCTGATGGTGCAGTAGGCGTCTGAGCATGAGTCTGTGTTTCACCGTCTCtctgatgtgtctgtctccctctagtggccgcgctctcttcatctctctggcCGGCATGAAGCTGCTGCGCTCGTCCTTCTGCGCGCCGTCTCTGCAGTACGTCACCCTGTGCTTCACCGCCCTCTTCTTCCGCTTCGACTACCCTCACTTCTCCGAGTCCTTCCTGCTCGACTACTATTTCATGTCCGTCCTCTTCAGCAAGGTTGGTGTCTCGCCGCCCCCTCTAATGTCACTGCTTTATGGACTGTGTACACGTGGCCCGCATGGACAGAACTGGACTAGATGTCACAAGAAAGAATTGATATCGACCCGTTCCAAATGGCAAACAGAaaatgatgggtgtgtgtgtgtgtgtgtgtgtgtgtgtgtgtgtgtgtgtgtgtgtgtgtgtgtgtgtgtgtgtgtgtgtgtgtgtgtgtgtgtttgcagttgtGGGACCTGCTGTATAAGCTGCGGTTTGTGCTGACCTACATCGCCCCCTGGCAGATCACCTGGGGCTCTGCCTTCCACGCTTTCGCTCAGCCCTTCGCTGTGCCTCGTATCCTTCTCATGACCTCTGACACTGGCACTCAGTGAACAGGACCCGAATCCAATGGGTTTTTAAAAAGCATCATCAACACCATTTACATAGTCTATACATACATAGTCTATATTGTCTGGGGGGTTCTTTGCTAAACCAGTACAACCAGTCATGAACGGATCGTTTTATACTTTTTCAGATTGAGTTTGTTAggcatttatttatatttcaggaaaacaaaataaaatgagatgAGTCGTGTCCTCAGTGTTGTCTTTTCACAGGATGCATGGAACTCTACTAGTCTGGATGCTATGTTCCTTGACCCTCACCCTGTCCCAGATTCGGCCATGTTGTTTGTTCAGGCTGTGTTCTCTGCCCTCTTCTCCACGCCACTCAACCCTGTTCTGGGTAGCGCAGTCTTCGTCACCTCCTACACCCGTCCTGTCAAATTCTGGGAGCGAGACTACAAGTGAGTACGGCAGTAATTCAGCTGAGCAGTCAGTAACATAGCGCATTGTGCTCTtcatcatcgccatcatcatcatcatcatcatgcagACACCGATGCCTAATGATCTTGATTTTCTCACTCCGCAGCACCAAACGCGTGGATCACTCCAACACACGGCTAGCCACCCAGCTGGACCGCAATCCTGGTGAGTCCTCGTCggccctctcctgcccctcGGCCCTCTACTGCCCCTCGGCCGATTTTATTATTGATGTTACTGATTGGTATTTCTGGTTGACTCGTGATggctctttctgtctttgaagGTGCCGATGACAATAACCTAAACTCCATCTTCTACGAGCACCTGACGCGCTCGCTGCAGCACTCCCTGTGTGGGGACCTGCTGCTGGGCCGCTGGGGCAACTACACCACCGGGGACTGCTTCATCCTGGCCTCCGACTACCTCAACGCCCTGGTGCACCTCATCGAGATTGGCAACGGCCTCGTCACCTTCCAGCTCAGGGGCTTGGAGTTCAGGGGTGagtaagagaggaggaaagtgaactgtatgaaatgtgctgaataaacttgccttgcctactgctactactaataataatcaTAACGGTAATAATATAGTTTATAGTGTTACTCACTTCAACATCATGTCTTCCCTGTTTTGCGGTGTGTCCATCTGCAGGTACATATTGCCAGCAGCGGGAGGTGGAGGCCATCACGGAGGGcgtggaggaggacgagggctgctgctgctgtgagcCGGGCCACCTGCCCCACATGCTGTCCTTCAACGCCGCCTTCGGCCAGCGCTGGCTGGCCTGGGAGGTGGCCGCCACCAAGTATGTGCTGGAGGGCTACAGCATCAGCGACAACAACGCAGCCTCCATGCTGCAGGTGTTCGACCTGCGCAAGATCCTCATCACCTACTACGTGAAGGTACAGCTCAATGAAGACACGCTCAAGAAAAGAGTTTTGCAGATTTGTTAGGATTGTGCTACTAAGGGCCAATGACACGAACGTGGAACACATCGATACTGATAGTTGCAAATACTTTTTGGTATGAAGCAGGATAGTTAGGATTTTATGACTGTAGGTCACTTCACAGTGCTGTATTTTTATGGTGTCAGTCAGAAGAGTCCAGAGAGTCCAGTTACTCATGGACCTTTTGCTTGTAAAATTGCTTGGTTCAAAGCATATGACCAGCATATATaccattacatatttttttcccGCATTTATTTAGAGATCGGAATGATTGAAAGCAACTCTTCTTATCTACTTAATCAGATCTAACacagccctctctgtctctgtgtaacACCAATGGAGCCGagccttactgtgtgtgtgtgtgtgtccagagtaTCATCTACTACGTGAGCCGCTCTCCCAAGCTGGAGGAGTGGCTGTCCACCGAGGCGGTTCAGGAGGCGCTGCGTCCCTGCCTCAGCCCGTCCTACGTGGACAGTGACCCCACCTTCAACCTGAACATAGACGAGGACTACGACCACAGGGAGTCGGGCATCACCCCCACCTCATTCTGCATGGTGTACCTGGACTGGATCCAGTACTGCAACAGCCGCAGGCCGACGGTAAGATCCTGCCTCTGGGCTACAAGCACACCACTGCATCACTGctgaacaccttttttttttgcttaaattCTGGTACTAACATCAGTTGCCTGTTCCACTCCGATGGCCATTTATGGCAAAATACATTGCTTCCTAGTCTGTGGGTTATCTGAGAAGCCTCTCTGAAAGCCTTTTGTATTGATCTGTTgtaatataagtgtgtgtgtgtgtgtgtgtgtgtgtgtgtgtttttttgttgtagcccgttgagagtgagagagactccCCTCTGGTCACGctgtgttttggcctgtgtaTACTGGGACGCAGGGCGTTGGGAACCGCCTCTCACAGCATGTCAGCCAGGTAAGACAcgtcaaataaaaacacacacccttgaGACACAGGCTGTGCTGCATAACTGGAAGCGCCAGTGTAGGAAACTTCCAACCCAGTACCTCCCTCCTCTGAATGTGTCCTTCTGATGTTGTAATCTGGCAGCCTCGAGCCCTTCCTGTATGGCCTCCACGCGCTGTTCAAGGGGGACTTCCGCATCACCTCCCCCAGGGACGAGTGGGTGTTTGCGGACATGGACCTGCTCAACAGGGTCGTGGCACCGGGAGTGCGCATGTCTCTAAAGCTCCATCAGGTGTGACATCCCTCTACTTAGTCTTtagtctcactctcagtcttaCTCTAAGTCCAGCACCAGTACACACCTGCAGGCTTCATAACTGATctctcatcccttctctctcgctgtccaGGATCACTTCACGTCGCCGGATGAGTACGAGGACCCGGTGGTGCTGTACGACGCCATCACCGCCAACGAGGAGAAGATGCTGATCTCGCACGAGGGCGACCCCGTGTGGCGAAGCGCCATCCTGGCCAACATGTCCTCGCTGCTGGCGCTGCGTCACGTCATGGACGACGGCAGCGACGAGTACAAGATCATCATGCTCAACAAGCGATTCCTGAGCTTCAGGGTCATAAAGGTAAGGCTCATCGAATGCTAATCTCTCATCAGAAGGCACTTTGTGTCCTGCAGGACATGAAGAtctgtttctcttccctttGTTTATCCATTATTTCCAAGTTACCTTAATGAAGCTGTCAGTATGTTCCATCAAGTTAGCATATACAGACTATGCCAGGATATAATGATCTGAGCCCATTTCAAAATGACCCAGCAATTTCCTGACTAAAGATCAGTGTTCCATACCTAGCCCATGGTGTTGGTTCCATTCAGGTCCAAACGGGCTCACAGCAGAAGGAAAGTAGGTTGGGTATAGTGGAGGCGGAGTCAGTAGGGACAACACTAGGGTGTTCCAGTCAAAATAGCCCTGCTAATTATAGGGCATTTTAGAATCGTTCTTGCtttctctcgcgctctctcgctctcttgcgctctctcttgtgctcttgcactctctctctttctctttttgcctCTGCTTGTGTTCAGTTGTGGGTACAGCCAGGCTTGGTGTGATTGTCAATGTGATGGTCTTCTTAGGCCAGACCAAGTTGGCCATACTAAAACTCGTAAAGCAAGGCCGAGACATTGACATGATATCCATGTTTAAATCTCTGGTGGAAGCAAGAATAGTGGGGGAAGGAGTGTGTTCTACCAGGAAACAGGGAACTTGGTTCAGTTCAGGGGGAAATGGTGTGTAAGGGAGGGGTAGTTCCCATTGTTTTCAACTGGTGACATAGACTGAATATTTTCAGTGGTCtttcaacgtttttttttttagtagtgTTTTAAAAAggactttctctctcccgcccaccccctctgccttcctccgctgtgtgtgtgtgtgtgtgtgtgtgtgtgcgcaggtgaacagggagtgtgtgcgtgggctGTGGGcagggcagcagcaggagctggtCTTCCTGCGCAACCGCAACCCTGAGCGCGGCAGCATCCAGAACGCCAAGCAGGCCCTGCGCAACATGATCAACTCGTCGTGCGACCAGCCCATCGGCTACCCCATCTACGTGTCGCCGCTCACCACCTCCTACGCCGGCGGGCACACCCAGCTGCACTCCGTCTGGGGCGGACCCGTCAGCCCCCACAACATCTACACCTGGTTCATCAGCAGCTGGGACAAgtccgttcacacacacacacacacacacacacacatatgtaaactCCTCCTAAGCAGGAGCCCTGTCCATATCCATCTAATGTGTGCCTCCTGATCTGCTGCAGGTTGCAGAAAGGATGCGGGGCGGGCTGCAACAGCGGCGGGAACATCGAAGACTCCGACTGCGGCGGCggctcctcctccatcaccaacAACAACCCTGCAGGGCACCCTCCCCAGAGCAACGCCTccaccctgcccctgccccacccccacccccacccacacctcaCCACCGTACAGCCCCCTATGGGTAAGGCCAACACACTACACCTACCTCACAGACCCACACAAGCTGCACAAGCTCATTTCAGATCAGcttgtgtgccggtgtgtgtatatatatgtgtgtgtgtgtgtgtgtgtgtgtgtgtgtgtctgtgtgagctctGCTGACGCCACCTCTTGTGTGCCGGTGTGTAGGGACCGACAACCCAGTGGGCCCCACGTGGcctcaccaccatcaccaccaccaccatcagccCCTCCCGCTGGCGTTGCTCAGCCAATCGGAGGGCAGGATGGACGCCGGGCTGGTCTCCTCGCTCCACCGCACCTCCTCCATCCAGGGCCTGCTGGGCCAGCACCTGTCCAGCTCCCAGCTGTCCTTCAGCAGCTCCGTGGTGCTGCCCCCGGCCGAGCGCTTCTGCCCCGGCAGCCTGCAGGACAACCTGGGCCTGCGGTCGGGCGCCAGGCCAGGGCTGGCCCTGGGGCTGAGCTTGGGCCAGGGCAGCGGGCTGCCCTACGAGGGGCCCTACGGGAAGTGGAGTCTGTCTGGGAAGAGGGGCTTCAACGGGCCGGCTGCAGCCGACGGAGACGGGGTAGTCCAGCAGAGCGTACGGACACAGGTGTGCAGCACGGTGCGTTTGGGTTCTGTTCAGCAGAAGTGCTTCATGGTAGTGTTGAATGTTAGTGCTATTTTTTAGAAGGATGAAATTTCTTTTAAGGCACCATTTTAAAGGAGTCTTTGTCTACAACTAGCGAGCTAACCACCTAAACGTTATCAGACACTGTCTCGCAAATGCCAGCAATGGTACGGTTAACACTGATGAAGGCTATCTAGCCCGCTAAATGATGTTGTAGATCTTGAACCTACATAGTGAATAGCTTTGGCGGATAGTGGGAACGGCAGGTTTGGTTTTATATGCATTTCACGTGTCCATAtgccatcaaaattaattttagGATGTTATCAAAAATGgtttacaaacaaaaacattcctcaaaaatgtaaaaaagaagGATGGGATGTTTTTTGGCCTGAGTGGACGCTGAAGAAGGCACAGCTTTCATGAGGTTATTTATTTGTCCTGTGTTTTGTTCTCCAGCCTATTCCTCTAGGCCACCCACTTGACTCCAGCCCCACCATGGACCCTATGGGGGTGGGCACCCCCTCTGAAAGCACCCCCCTCACCTCCGACGCCCCCGCCTCCCAGGAGGAGTCAACAGAGCTGCCTTTGCTGGAGCACCTGCGCTGAGCCTGGGGCCCTACGGTGGCCCAGCAGACCCTAACAGCcttgtgcttttttttgcctttgcaATACTGGATCTGCCTGCAGGATGGTGCACCTGGCTACTCAGGTGGAGGAccgggagagaggggtgtgggaAGCCCTCACCTGAGCTCCTGGGACTGATGCAGTTCAGCAGGTCTTCACTgtcggagggggaggggggtccagtccagtccaaaGCAGTCTGGTGTGCAGTGTGATTCTCCAGGCCTCTTGCGTTGACCATGATCACAGGCCAACAAGCCAGTGCAgtcttgtttgtttgcctgtgtttttgaagttttttttttttttttttttggattgaAATGGTGATGCAGATTTGAAAAGGCTTCACCAAAAATGGGGTTTGGGGACTCGCCTAACACCTGTTCCAATGcaacactgaaatgaaatggGGAGGGAACTCTGGactctggggggtggggggctgccAGGTGAACTGATCTGAGACCAGGGCAAGAACATAGCCGAGGAAGCTCTCGTTGTCTCTCCCTTACAAGTGTTAAGCAAGGCTTTATCATTTCCAAACTAAGGAGAATTATCAGGTTATTGACCTCATCTGTCTGCCCTGGCAGTTCAGAGAGAAGCTAGTCAAGCTGGCCACTTGACCCCCCAGTTTAGCGATTAGATGAGCAAAGCACCAAAGGACCCGTGCAACTCGTCTCCCTCCAGCCCCAACCCGTCTCCTCAGAAGACCCATCCCACATGAAGATCACCTAGACAAGACTACCGCCCacacttcatcttcatcatcagtgGCGGTGTCAATACATTTCAgggacaaaaatacacacacacacacacaccatgctcccCATGTAGACAGCCACAAACACAGCCTTTCCCAGCGGAGGTGCTTTAACCTATATAGTTTACAGCCTTCTCAGGCAGAGgcacccaggtacacacacacacacacacacacacacacacagtcaaatgaGGAGAATCAGTGTGAACTGCTGCTCTGTTGGGGGccagaaaggaggaggaagaggcggcaGGAGAAGCGCTGTGGTCAGCTGCGCCTTAAGATACCCTTAAGATTCCCTGTGACCAATGTCTCTCTGTTTATAttgctcatgtttttttttttttaagtttttttcCTGTGATTTGGTTGATGCGAATGTGTCTTACAGGACTGGTCACCAGGACCTCCTAATGTGGCTGAGGAAAATCATACCCCACCCCCTTCATACCCTTGTTGCCCCTATTGACTCTGACTTCACTCCGCACTGGGCAGGACCCCATTTACGTCCCTCCCACTGCAATACTACTGCGTCTGCTAGGACCGCCCACGAGCCCCTTACTACTAAGCCCAACCCTAACCAAGCTACTGGTGTGTCTGTTTCCACTCCAGCGTTGTAGTTGGAGAAGGGAGCAAATGGaacaggaaagaaaaggaaaggtatttctttcttttgttaatATCGCTGGAGAAATTGGTTGTTGTGACACGCTGAGACTAACTGGAATGTGAGTGGACGGGCCACTGCT from Clupea harengus chromosome 8, Ch_v2.0.2, whole genome shotgun sequence encodes:
- the LOC105900316 gene encoding pecanex-like protein 3 isoform X2, giving the protein MGSQALQILRQGVWASLTGGWYVDPHQSTFSNCFHLYLWIFLLAFPFLLYMALPPSLVVAAVYCAVVAAFFTAIKIVNFRLHAMFDLGEIVEKRQASLTPDNQRVEEGEDGSGGHEGNQRRDSTVGVEMTVFRKVNSTPPVRCSSQHSLFGLNQVSDFLPHLDDTAGSKDIKELMREQGSNNVILTSAHREDLRHSSQDTIRAGSVVQSCLAAASGLMADFPGLIGVGGVMSGGFSSLHPNGCPSIPPSPSSQGDGDDKEPVEEDGGLEDQPLEELSQHSPEGDRMGGYSPLGPSAESESLGDAPLSPLIKSSLSEELSQNLLGLGLDPVTFARGKEHAGSRSGIAIAAGSTDSCFSGGGATTDRETLSTVSSYRSEKTDSTQLESPSLGKPYPSLPGAASSTGAGQGGRAAVGPLVDTPLHGGSDTDDLSDSELLQSPSKEVSVGQGLDRTLVEGEDLPPLPTDIAQSPHLPDSSPSSSGHSGICDVDRSVPVPPLPPPRQASSVPSGLALGLGCSEPTLPIASPPFLLLEQQSLQVQQQVVRPKDLKLLRSSGGTSSLGHRPGRRKAPRKRGTAGSSSFDCGSYRRHHSLGQHRDYIPVRSRLGATAGATARAYSESLFEDSSDEDDASDMSGGSSLGSQRHYSSDDDDDDDDDSSSSTSCYSPDLANVGAASTPNSANQLPSSREGEGSDVAGPSHSRSAQRSSSTASAKTHARVLSMDGGGGSHTNVGSLTSTLMPLPPTASAPAPRPLTISKSDLEARANNSDGFTRVHHRLDSLGGSWAGNQTGWRAGELAEEGAVGGALGPEEGGKRDSVSSVKRTQAIRRRHNAGSNPTPPPSAMGSPPSLQDLQRARTSSHSRTRTLPSALQFASSLLLPRTGVHEASTFDDTSEGAVHYFYDESGVKRSYTFGPGGGGYEDPVQERERQSQSSSFTSTDVQEVVPMLTMLQPRPVVLQGMQGMQVRRVPLEMPEFEMDHESLHESQENTLMIEEKAKPKQYYRFWVLPGKWLRVRYDRLALLALLDRNRRVGENVFAVVLACLVAFLGFLLLLQGFFRDIWVFQFCLVIASCQYSLLKSVQPDAASPMHGHNWIIVYSRPAYFCLCCMLIFVFDLGGRSGRLLPFSLYGVTFFSAQFLLCARDVLIVFTLSFPVIFLFGLLPQVNTFLMCLLEQVDMHIFGGTATTSPLSSVYSLIRSVLVAALLYGFCLGAINVTWEDQHVPVLFSVFCGLLLALSYHLSRQSSDPTILWSLVRSKFFPELESRTPEDPPVEIKDPLPEKLRNSVKEILHSDLVMCPLMAIITFAISASTVFIALQPALSFVLYILAGVVGFLTHYLMPQLRKQLPWFCLAHPVLRSREYSQFEVRDAAQLMWFEKLYAWLQCVEKYFIYPAVVLNSLTTEAHAVGRSSDKTITYGRALFISLAGMKLLRSSFCAPSLQYVTLCFTALFFRFDYPHFSESFLLDYYFMSVLFSKLWDLLYKLRFVLTYIAPWQITWGSAFHAFAQPFAVPHSAMLFVQAVFSALFSTPLNPVLGSAVFVTSYTRPVKFWERDYNTKRVDHSNTRLATQLDRNPGADDNNLNSIFYEHLTRSLQHSLCGDLLLGRWGNYTTGDCFILASDYLNALVHLIEIGNGLVTFQLRGLEFRGTYCQQREVEAITEGVEEDEGCCCCEPGHLPHMLSFNAAFGQRWLAWEVAATKYVLEGYSISDNNAASMLQVFDLRKILITYYVKSIIYYVSRSPKLEEWLSTEAVQEALRPCLSPSYVDSDPTFNLNIDEDYDHRESGITPTSFCMVYLDWIQYCNSRRPTPVESERDSPLVTLCFGLCILGRRALGTASHSMSASLEPFLYGLHALFKGDFRITSPRDEWVFADMDLLNRVVAPGVRMSLKLHQDHFTSPDEYEDPVVLYDAITANEEKMLISHEGDPVWRSAILANMSSLLALRHVMDDGSDEYKIIMLNKRFLSFRVIKVNRECVRGLWAGQQQELVFLRNRNPERGSIQNAKQALRNMINSSCDQPIGYPIYVSPLTTSYAGGHTQLHSVWGGPVSPHNIYTWFISSWDKSVHTHTHTHTHTHTHTHTHTQSNEENQCELLLCWGPERRRKRRQEKRCGQLRLKIPLRFPVTNVSLFILLMFFFF